Below is a genomic region from Streptomyces ferrugineus.
CGTCGGCCCGCGCCTGGCCCAGGCGATGCTGGCGGTGCACTCGCCCGACGCCCTGCGCAGAGCCGTCGCCACCGCCGACGAGAAGTCGCTCACCGCCGTCCCCGGCATCGGCAAGAAGGGCGCCCAGAAGCTGCTCCTGGAGCTGAAGGACCGCCTGGGCGAACCGATCGGCGCGCCCGCCGTCGGCGCCCCGGTCACCCAGGGCTGGCGCGACCAGCTGCACGCCGCCCTGATCGGCCTCGGCTACGCGACCCGCGAGGCCGACGAGGCGGTCGCCGCCGTGACCCCGCAGGCCGAGGCCACCGAGGGCACGCCGCAGGTGGGCCAGCTGCTGAAGGCGGCGCTTCAGAGCCTCAACAGAGCACGCTGATCGACAGACCCGACGAGACCGGCGTACGACACCCTCGTACGACAACCACCGCGACCCGCGAGGCACACGCATGAACTGGGACGACACCACCGACACCCCCGCCCCCGAGCGGCTCGTCGGTGCGTCCGCCGACCGTGAGGACCAGGCCGTCGAGGCCGCCCTGCGCCCGAAGGACCTGGGCGAGTTCATCGGCCAGGAGAAGGTGCGCGAGCAGCTCGACCTCGTCCTGCGCGCCGCACGCGCGCGTGGCGCCACCGCCGATCACGTCCTGCTGTCGGGCGCCCCCGGCCTCGGCAAGACGACCCTCTCGATGATCATCGCGGCCGAGATGGGCGCCCCCATCCGCATCACATCCGGCCCCGCCATCCAGCACGCAGGCGACCTCGCCGCGATCCTCTCCTCCCTCCAGGAGGGCGAGGTCCTCTTCCTCGACGAGATCCACCGCATGTCCCGGCCCGCCGAGGAGATGCTGTACATGGCCATGGAGGACTACCGCGTCGACGTGATCGTCGGCAAGGGCCCGGGCGCCACCGCCATCCCCCTCGAACTGCCCCCGTTCACCCTGGTCGGCGCCACCACGCGCGCGGGCCTGCTGCCGCCCCCGCTGCGCGACCGCTTCGGCTTCACCGCGCA
It encodes:
- the ruvB gene encoding Holliday junction branch migration DNA helicase RuvB, whose product is MNWDDTTDTPAPERLVGASADREDQAVEAALRPKDLGEFIGQEKVREQLDLVLRAARARGATADHVLLSGAPGLGKTTLSMIIAAEMGAPIRITSGPAIQHAGDLAAILSSLQEGEVLFLDEIHRMSRPAEEMLYMAMEDYRVDVIVGKGPGATAIPLELPPFTLVGATTRAGLLPPPLRDRFGFTAHMEFYEPVELERVIHRSANLLDVEIEADGAAEIAGRSRGTPRIANRLLRRVRDYAQVKADGIITRDIAGAALAVYEVDARGLDRLDRAVLEALLKLFGGGPVGLSTLAVAVGEERETVEEVAEPFLVREGLLARTPRGRVATPAAWAHLGLTPPRPSAGNGQQDLFGA
- the ruvA gene encoding Holliday junction branch migration protein RuvA codes for the protein MIAFVSGTVAALAPDAAVVEVGGVGMAVQCTPNTLSTLRLGQPAKLHTSLVVREDSLTLYGFADDDERQTFELLQTASGVGPRLAQAMLAVHSPDALRRAVATADEKSLTAVPGIGKKGAQKLLLELKDRLGEPIGAPAVGAPVTQGWRDQLHAALIGLGYATREADEAVAAVTPQAEATEGTPQVGQLLKAALQSLNRAR